One Vigna unguiculata cultivar IT97K-499-35 chromosome 7, ASM411807v1, whole genome shotgun sequence genomic region harbors:
- the LOC114192269 gene encoding pumilio homolog 4 isoform X2, whose translation MTSGSKVGMQTLDDDLHPLSNGTVEDSLQSELEKILQEQRNQQFINRERDFNICRSGSAPPTVEGSLSAFGSLRNSDFGLINDRRSSNSGLLTEDEIRSHPAYLSYYYSHESINPRLPPPLLSKEDWRVAQRFHGGGSSSIEGFGDWRKNLATNGDSSSLFSMQPGFSVQQAENDLMELRRTSGWNVSRQASNQMLDRHMDGLTRMSGAGLGGRRMGFTDIIQEGLEQPASLSSTMSRPASHSAFGDIMGSTGIVDHESFEGLRSSASTPGLVGLQNHGVNLSGSFASAVGTSLSRVKTPEPQVIGRPMGSKVFNEKSGIGLGTQHGHSSNMTDLSDVVSSLSGLNLSGSRHAEQDNLLKSKLQMEVDNHADVLLSSQCNVNLHRRNEIMSNLNTYSSNEQVNLLKKTASSANLRANMHSSGNATSLPTADFTGHMPSAHLVNSKLNSVYNNNLETAMRLRRDAQSLDAQVNQVGPELHSTTLDPRFIQCLQQSSDYSMQGMSSSGHPLQIRNFPDPSSHGDLEGLRKAYLETLLNQQKQQFELPLLSKSGLNNGFYGNQPYGLGMPYPGKQIANSTLPALGSGNPLFENERISRINSMMRSSMGGSGGSWHPDIGNNMDSRFASSLLDEFKNKKTRPFELSDIVDHVVQFSTDQYGSRFIQQKLETASAEEKTKIFPEIIPHARALMTDVFGNYVIQKFFEHGTESQRKELASQLSGHVLPLSLQMYGCRVIQKALEVVDGDQQGQMVSELNGAIMKCVRDQNGNHVIQKCIECVPQDKIQFIVSSFYGQVVALSTHPYGCRVIQRVLEHCDDLNTQQIIMDEIMQSVSTLAQDQYGNYVIQHIVEHGKPHERTAIINKLAGQIVKMSQQKFASNVIEKCLAFGSPEERQILVNEMLGTSDENEPLQAMMKDPFGNYVVQKVLETCDDRSLELILSRIKVHLNALKRYTYGKHIVSRVEKLITTGERRIGLLA comes from the exons ATGACCAGTGGGAGTAAGGTAGGTATGCAAACATTAGATGACGATTTGCATCCTTTGTCAAATGGGACTGTTGAAGACTCTTTGCAGAGTGAGCTGGAGAAGATACTGCAAGAGCAGCGTAATCAGCAGTTTATCAATCGAGAGAGGGATTTCAATATTTGTAGGAGTGGAAGTGCGCCTCCAACAGTGGAGGGATCGTTGAGTGCTTTTGGGAGCCTTAGGAATTCTGATTTTGGGTTGATCAATGATAGGAGGAGTAGTAACAGTGGACTTTTGACTGAAGATGAGATCCGGTCACATCCTGCATACCTTTCGTATTACTACTCACATGAGAGTATAAATCCTAGGTTGCCTCCACCGTTGTTGTCCAAGGAAGACTGGCGTGTTGCACAAAGGTTTCACGGTGGCGGGTCTTCTTCAATTGAGGGATTTGGGGACTGGAGGAAGAATTTGGCCACAAATGGCGATAGTTCATCTCTATTTTCAATGCAGCCAGGATTTTCTGTGCAACAGGCAGAGAATGATTTGATGGAACTGAGGAGAACCAGTGGATGGAATGTCTCTAGGCAGGCTTCAAATCAGATGCTTGACAGACATATGGATGGTTTGACAAGAATGTCAGGAGCTGGTCTTGGTGGGAGGAGAATGGGTTTCACTGACATCATTCAG GAAGGACTTGAACAACCTGCTTCATTGTCTAGCACCATGTCACGTCCAGCAAGTCACAGTGCATTTGGTGATATTATGGGTTCCACTGGGATTGTTGATCATGAATCCTTTGAGGGCTTGCGTTCTTCAGCTTCTACCCCTGGTTTGGTTGGACTTCAGAACCATGGTGTAAATCTTTCTGGTAGTTTTGCATCTGCTGTGGGTACGTCTCTGTCAAGGGTGAAAACCCCAGAACCCCAGGTTATTGGGAGACCAATGGGCAGTAAAGTTTTCAATGAGAAAAGTGGTATTGGCTTGGGCACCCAGCATGGCCACTCTTCCAATATGACTGATCTTAGTGATGTGGTGTCATCTTTATCTGGGTTGAATTTGTCAGGTTCTAGACATGCAGAGCAAGATAATCTTTTGAAATCTAAGCTACAAATGGAAGTTGATAATCATGCTGATGTTCTTTTAAGCTCCCAATGTAATGTTAATTTGCATAGACGAAATGAGATTATGTCAAACCTTAACACTTATAGTTCAAATGAGCAAGTCAATCTATTGAAAAAAACTGCATCTTCTGCTAATCTTCGAGCAAATATGCATTCTAGTGGAAATGCAACAAGTTTGCCAACTGCAGACTTCACTGGCCATATGCCCAGTGCGCATCTTGTAAACTCGAAGTTGAATTcagtttataataataatcttgAGACAG CTATGAGGCTTCGTAGGGATGCACAAAGTTTAGATGCACAAGTAAACCAAGTTGGTCCTGAACTTCATTCCACAACTCTAGACCCACGCTTCATCCAATGCTTGCAGCAGAGTTCTGATTATTCGATGCAAGGGATGAGTAGTTCTGGTCATCCTCTTCAAATAAGGAATTTCCCTGATCCTTCTTCACATGGAGATTTGGAGGGACTTAGGAAAGCATATCTTGAGACACTTCTTAATCAACAAAAGCAACAGTTTGAACTTCCACTTCTGAGCAAATCTGGGCTTAATAATGGGTTCTATGGGAATCAGCCATATGGTCTTGGCATGCCGTATCCTGGAAAGCAGATTGCAAATTCCACACTTCCTGCACTTGGATCTGGAAATCCACTCTTTGAGAATGAACGTATATCACGCATAAATTCTATGATGAGAAGTTCAATGGGAGGTTCTGGTGGCTCATGGCATCCTGATATTGGCAATAATATGGATTCAAGATTTGCTTCATCCTTACTAGATGAATTCAAGAACAAGAAGACCAGACCTTTTGAACTTTCAGATATCGTTGACCATGTGGTTCAATTCAG CACTGATCAGTACGGAAGCCGCTTTATTCAGCAGAAATTAGAAACAGCATCAGCAGAAGAGAAGACCAAGATATTTCCTGAGATCATTCCTCATGCTCGTGCCTTGATGACTGATGTATTTGGCAATTATGTTATACAGAAA TTTTTTGAGCATGGTACAGAAAGTCAAAGAAAGGAATTAGCCAGCCAACTTTCAGGTCATGTTTTACCTCTTAGTCTGCAAATGTATGGTTGCAGAGTGATTCAAAAG GCCTTGGAAGTTGTTGATGGGGATCAGCAGGGTCAAATGGTGTCTGAGCTCAATGGTGCAATAATGAAATGTGTACGTGATCAAAATGGAAACCATGTTATTCAGAAGTGTATAGAGTGTGTCCCTCAGGATAAAATCCAGTTTATTGTTTCATCCTTTTATGGCCAAGTTGTTGCTCTTTCTACTCATCCCTATGGGTGCAGGGTTATTCAG AGGGTTCTCGAACATTGTGATGATCTAAATACCCAACAAATTATAATGGATGAAATCATGCAATCTGTCAGCACTTTAGCACAGGATCAGTATGGAAATTATGTTATTCAG CACATTGTGGAACATGGTAAACCACATGAACGGACTGCTATTATCAACAAGCTTGCCGGGCAGATTGTTAAGATGAGCCAGCAGAAGTTTGCTTCTAATGTTATAGAGAAGTGCTTGGCTTTTGGTAGTCCTGAAGAACGTCAGATTTTGGTGAATGAAATGCTTGGTACTTCTGACGAGAATGAGCCCTTACAG GCTATGATGAAAGACCCTTTTGGAAATTATGTGGTGCAAAAGGTTCTTGAGACTTGTGATGATCGAAGTCTGGAGCTGATCCTTTCTCGCATCAAGGTTCACTTGAATGCCCTGAAGCGGTATACATATGGGAAACATATAGTTTCTCGCGTGGAGAAGCTGATAACAACTGGAG AAAGGCGTATTGGATTGTTGGCCTGA
- the LOC114192270 gene encoding uncharacterized protein LOC114192270 has protein sequence MATHDMDPDVVRWGLHLLDVCTLSHHGSPSILTHYDPDFSRVEYVREGYCQHEYVENDEAVARAYQEELSQLDSMGASGTPSYQNEGMQGTVYTQDWPHSSNGNYNYGNESCQNSVDESPYNMKDVENYGPSERGNDMHDIDVFGSSRSGEVPVIRDDVWDSLEISDESSLDGEVGKRLYQMVPIPHIPKTNEKIPSDDEETSDHQRLLDRLQLYDLIENKVQGDGNCQFRSLSDQLYRSPDHHQFVREQIIQQLKSSPDLYSGYVPMGYSDYLKKMSKSGEWGDHVTLQAAADWYGVKILVITSFKDTCYIEILPQIQKSGRVIFLSFWAEVHYNSIYPEGELPSFQTRKKKKWWNFGA, from the exons ATGGCAACACATGACATGGATCCCGATGTTGTTCGCTGGGGTCTTCATCTTCTAGATGTTTGCACGCTTTCCCATCATGGTTCGCCTAGTATCCTTACCCACTATGATCCTGATTTTAGTCGAGTTGAATATGTCAGAGAAGGATACTGTCAGCATGAGTATGTGGAGAATGACGAGGCTGTTGCACGAGCTTATCAAGAAGAATTATCACAACTTGACTCCATGGGAGCTTCTGGGACACCCAGTTATCAGAATGAGGGAATGCAAGGAACTGTCTATACACAAGATTGGCCTCATTCTTCAAATGGAAACTATAATTATG GAAACGAGTCTTGTCAGAACTCTGTAGATGAGTCCCCGTACAATATGAAAGATGTGGAGAATTATGGTCCAAGTGAAAGGGGAAATGATATGCATGACATTGATGTTTTTGGTTCCTCTAGGTCAGGAGAGGTACCTGTTATTAGAGATGATGTCTGGGATTCTTTGGAAATATCAGACGAATCTTCTCTTGATGGCGAAGTTGGCAAAAGATTATACCAGATGGTTCCCATCCCC CATATTCCTAAAACCAATGAAAAAATACCATCTGATGACGAAGAGACATCAGATCATCAAAGGCTTCTAGACAG ATTGCAGTTATATGATCTGATTGAGAATAAGGTTCAAGGAGATGGTAACTGCCAG TTCCGTTCTTTGTCAGACCAGCTCTATCGATCTCCAGACCACCACCAATTTGTGCGGGAGCAGATTATTCAACAG CTCAAATCTTCCCCAGATCTGTATTCTGGTTATGTTCCCATGGGTTATAGTGATTATTTGAAGAAGATGAGCAA GAGTGGTGAATGGGGTGATCATGTCACATTGCAGGCGGCTGCAGATTGG TATGGTGTCAAAATTCTTGTTATTACATCTTTTAAGGACACGTGTTACATAGAGATTCTTCCACAGATACAGAAGTCTGGAAGAG TGATATTTCTGAGCTTTTGGGCAGAGGTGCATTACAACTCAATCTATCCAGAAGGAG AATTGCCCTCATTTCAGacaaggaaaaagaagaaatggtGGAATTTTGGTGCATAG
- the LOC114192269 gene encoding pumilio homolog 4 isoform X1, with product MTSGSKVGMQTLDDDLHPLSNGTVEDSLQSELEKILQEQRNQQFINRERDFNICRSGSAPPTVEGSLSAFGSLRNSDFGLINDRRSSNSGLLTEDEIRSHPAYLSYYYSHESINPRLPPPLLSKEDWRVAQRFHGGGSSSIEGFGDWRKNLATNGDSSSLFSMQPGFSVQQAENDLMELRRTSGWNVSRQASNQMLDRHMDGLTRMSGAGLGGRRMGFTDIIQQEGLEQPASLSSTMSRPASHSAFGDIMGSTGIVDHESFEGLRSSASTPGLVGLQNHGVNLSGSFASAVGTSLSRVKTPEPQVIGRPMGSKVFNEKSGIGLGTQHGHSSNMTDLSDVVSSLSGLNLSGSRHAEQDNLLKSKLQMEVDNHADVLLSSQCNVNLHRRNEIMSNLNTYSSNEQVNLLKKTASSANLRANMHSSGNATSLPTADFTGHMPSAHLVNSKLNSVYNNNLETAMRLRRDAQSLDAQVNQVGPELHSTTLDPRFIQCLQQSSDYSMQGMSSSGHPLQIRNFPDPSSHGDLEGLRKAYLETLLNQQKQQFELPLLSKSGLNNGFYGNQPYGLGMPYPGKQIANSTLPALGSGNPLFENERISRINSMMRSSMGGSGGSWHPDIGNNMDSRFASSLLDEFKNKKTRPFELSDIVDHVVQFSTDQYGSRFIQQKLETASAEEKTKIFPEIIPHARALMTDVFGNYVIQKFFEHGTESQRKELASQLSGHVLPLSLQMYGCRVIQKALEVVDGDQQGQMVSELNGAIMKCVRDQNGNHVIQKCIECVPQDKIQFIVSSFYGQVVALSTHPYGCRVIQRVLEHCDDLNTQQIIMDEIMQSVSTLAQDQYGNYVIQHIVEHGKPHERTAIINKLAGQIVKMSQQKFASNVIEKCLAFGSPEERQILVNEMLGTSDENEPLQAMMKDPFGNYVVQKVLETCDDRSLELILSRIKVHLNALKRYTYGKHIVSRVEKLITTGERRIGLLA from the exons ATGACCAGTGGGAGTAAGGTAGGTATGCAAACATTAGATGACGATTTGCATCCTTTGTCAAATGGGACTGTTGAAGACTCTTTGCAGAGTGAGCTGGAGAAGATACTGCAAGAGCAGCGTAATCAGCAGTTTATCAATCGAGAGAGGGATTTCAATATTTGTAGGAGTGGAAGTGCGCCTCCAACAGTGGAGGGATCGTTGAGTGCTTTTGGGAGCCTTAGGAATTCTGATTTTGGGTTGATCAATGATAGGAGGAGTAGTAACAGTGGACTTTTGACTGAAGATGAGATCCGGTCACATCCTGCATACCTTTCGTATTACTACTCACATGAGAGTATAAATCCTAGGTTGCCTCCACCGTTGTTGTCCAAGGAAGACTGGCGTGTTGCACAAAGGTTTCACGGTGGCGGGTCTTCTTCAATTGAGGGATTTGGGGACTGGAGGAAGAATTTGGCCACAAATGGCGATAGTTCATCTCTATTTTCAATGCAGCCAGGATTTTCTGTGCAACAGGCAGAGAATGATTTGATGGAACTGAGGAGAACCAGTGGATGGAATGTCTCTAGGCAGGCTTCAAATCAGATGCTTGACAGACATATGGATGGTTTGACAAGAATGTCAGGAGCTGGTCTTGGTGGGAGGAGAATGGGTTTCACTGACATCATTCAG CAGGAAGGACTTGAACAACCTGCTTCATTGTCTAGCACCATGTCACGTCCAGCAAGTCACAGTGCATTTGGTGATATTATGGGTTCCACTGGGATTGTTGATCATGAATCCTTTGAGGGCTTGCGTTCTTCAGCTTCTACCCCTGGTTTGGTTGGACTTCAGAACCATGGTGTAAATCTTTCTGGTAGTTTTGCATCTGCTGTGGGTACGTCTCTGTCAAGGGTGAAAACCCCAGAACCCCAGGTTATTGGGAGACCAATGGGCAGTAAAGTTTTCAATGAGAAAAGTGGTATTGGCTTGGGCACCCAGCATGGCCACTCTTCCAATATGACTGATCTTAGTGATGTGGTGTCATCTTTATCTGGGTTGAATTTGTCAGGTTCTAGACATGCAGAGCAAGATAATCTTTTGAAATCTAAGCTACAAATGGAAGTTGATAATCATGCTGATGTTCTTTTAAGCTCCCAATGTAATGTTAATTTGCATAGACGAAATGAGATTATGTCAAACCTTAACACTTATAGTTCAAATGAGCAAGTCAATCTATTGAAAAAAACTGCATCTTCTGCTAATCTTCGAGCAAATATGCATTCTAGTGGAAATGCAACAAGTTTGCCAACTGCAGACTTCACTGGCCATATGCCCAGTGCGCATCTTGTAAACTCGAAGTTGAATTcagtttataataataatcttgAGACAG CTATGAGGCTTCGTAGGGATGCACAAAGTTTAGATGCACAAGTAAACCAAGTTGGTCCTGAACTTCATTCCACAACTCTAGACCCACGCTTCATCCAATGCTTGCAGCAGAGTTCTGATTATTCGATGCAAGGGATGAGTAGTTCTGGTCATCCTCTTCAAATAAGGAATTTCCCTGATCCTTCTTCACATGGAGATTTGGAGGGACTTAGGAAAGCATATCTTGAGACACTTCTTAATCAACAAAAGCAACAGTTTGAACTTCCACTTCTGAGCAAATCTGGGCTTAATAATGGGTTCTATGGGAATCAGCCATATGGTCTTGGCATGCCGTATCCTGGAAAGCAGATTGCAAATTCCACACTTCCTGCACTTGGATCTGGAAATCCACTCTTTGAGAATGAACGTATATCACGCATAAATTCTATGATGAGAAGTTCAATGGGAGGTTCTGGTGGCTCATGGCATCCTGATATTGGCAATAATATGGATTCAAGATTTGCTTCATCCTTACTAGATGAATTCAAGAACAAGAAGACCAGACCTTTTGAACTTTCAGATATCGTTGACCATGTGGTTCAATTCAG CACTGATCAGTACGGAAGCCGCTTTATTCAGCAGAAATTAGAAACAGCATCAGCAGAAGAGAAGACCAAGATATTTCCTGAGATCATTCCTCATGCTCGTGCCTTGATGACTGATGTATTTGGCAATTATGTTATACAGAAA TTTTTTGAGCATGGTACAGAAAGTCAAAGAAAGGAATTAGCCAGCCAACTTTCAGGTCATGTTTTACCTCTTAGTCTGCAAATGTATGGTTGCAGAGTGATTCAAAAG GCCTTGGAAGTTGTTGATGGGGATCAGCAGGGTCAAATGGTGTCTGAGCTCAATGGTGCAATAATGAAATGTGTACGTGATCAAAATGGAAACCATGTTATTCAGAAGTGTATAGAGTGTGTCCCTCAGGATAAAATCCAGTTTATTGTTTCATCCTTTTATGGCCAAGTTGTTGCTCTTTCTACTCATCCCTATGGGTGCAGGGTTATTCAG AGGGTTCTCGAACATTGTGATGATCTAAATACCCAACAAATTATAATGGATGAAATCATGCAATCTGTCAGCACTTTAGCACAGGATCAGTATGGAAATTATGTTATTCAG CACATTGTGGAACATGGTAAACCACATGAACGGACTGCTATTATCAACAAGCTTGCCGGGCAGATTGTTAAGATGAGCCAGCAGAAGTTTGCTTCTAATGTTATAGAGAAGTGCTTGGCTTTTGGTAGTCCTGAAGAACGTCAGATTTTGGTGAATGAAATGCTTGGTACTTCTGACGAGAATGAGCCCTTACAG GCTATGATGAAAGACCCTTTTGGAAATTATGTGGTGCAAAAGGTTCTTGAGACTTGTGATGATCGAAGTCTGGAGCTGATCCTTTCTCGCATCAAGGTTCACTTGAATGCCCTGAAGCGGTATACATATGGGAAACATATAGTTTCTCGCGTGGAGAAGCTGATAACAACTGGAG AAAGGCGTATTGGATTGTTGGCCTGA